A portion of the Microtus ochrogaster isolate Prairie Vole_2 unplaced genomic scaffold, MicOch1.0 UNK25, whole genome shotgun sequence genome contains these proteins:
- the Wdr47 gene encoding WD repeat-containing protein 47 isoform X5, which yields MASNMTAEETVNVKEVEIIKLILDFLNSKKLHISMLALEKESGVINGLFSDDMLFLRQLILDGQWDEVLQFIQPLECMEKFDKKRFRYIILKQKFLEALCVNNAMSAEDEPQHLEFTMQEAVQCLHALEEYCPSKDDYSKLCLLLTLPRLTNHAEFKDWNPSTARVHCFEEVCVMVAEFIPADRKLSEAGFKASNNRLFQLVMKGLLYECCVEFCQSKATGEEITESEVLLGIDLLCGNGCDDLDLSLLSWLQNLPSSVFSCAFEQKMLNIHVDKLLKPTKAAYADLLTPLISKLSPYPSSPMRRPQSADAYMTRSLNPALDGLTCGLTSHDKRISDLGNKTSPMSHSFANFHYPGVQNLSRSLMLENTECHSIYEESPERSDTPVEAQPPVSSEPTCQGSGFEKEPANGAQNPVPAKQEKNELRDSTEQFQEYYRQRLRYQQHLEQKEQQRQIYQQMLLEGGVNQEDGPDQQQNLTEQFLSRSIQKLGELNIGMDNLGNEVPVPNQQCTGSKSSESNSSSVASFSTPPQDSSQRLIHDTSHIHTSTPRNPGSTNHIPFLEESPCGSQNSSEHSVIKPSLGDSSGNLSRSKGDEDDKSKKQFVCINTLEDTQAVRAVAFHPSGNLYAVGSNSKTLRVCAYPEKIDPSAHDMPKQPVVRFKRNKHHKGSIYCVAWSPCGQLLATGSNDKYVKVLPFNAETCNATVSGPDLEFSMHDGTIRDLAFMEGPESGGAILISAGAGDCNIYTTDCQRGQGLHALSGHTGHILALYTWSGWMIASGSQDKTVRFWDLRVPSCVRVVGTTFHGTGSAVASVAVDPSGRLLATGQEDSSCMLYDIRGGRMVQSYHPHSSDVRSVRFSPGAHYLLTGSYDMKIKVTDLQGDLTKQLPLMVVGEHKDKVIQCRWHTQDLSFLSSSADRTVTLWTYSG from the exons gcTAGCAATATGACGGCGGAAGAGACCGTGAATGTGAAGGAGGTGGAAATCATTAAGCTGATTTTGGACTTCTTGAATTCAAAGAAGCTTCATATTAGTATGCTGGCCCTTGAGAAGGAAAGTGGAGTCATAAATGGcctattttcagatgatatgctTTTCCTGAG gcAGCTAATTCTCGATGGTCAATGGGATGAAGTTCTTCAGTTCATTCAGCCTCTAGAATGTATGGAAAAATTTGACAAAAAAAG gTTTCGTTATATTATCCTCAAGCAGAAGTTTCTAGAAGCTTTGTGTGTTAACAATGCAATGTCTGCAGAAGATGAGCCCCAGCAT ttGGAATTTACCATGCAAGAAGCTGTCCAGTGTCTGCATGCTCTAGAAGAGTACTGCCCTTCTAAAGATGATTACAGCAAGCTCTGTCTGCTCCTCACTCTGCCTCGTCTGACCAATCATGCTGAATTTAAGgactggaatcccagcactgcacGAGTTCATTGCTTTGAAGAGGTCTGTGTCATGGTCGCAGAGTTCATCCCTGCCGACAGGAAGCTAAGCGAGGCTGGTTTTAAAGCAAGTAACAATCGCTTATTCCAGCTCGTAATGAAGGGCTTACTTTATGAATGCTGTGTAGAGTTTTGTCAGAGTAAAGCAACGGGTGAAGAAATTACAGAAAGTGAAGTACTTCTCGGCATTGACCTCTTATGTGGCAACGGTTGTGATGATTTAGATCTGAGTTTATTATCTTGGCTTCAGAATCTCCCTTCTTCAGTCTTTTCTTGTGCATTTGAACAGAAAATGCTTAATATTCATGTTGACAAACTCCTGAAACCTACAAAAGCTGCGTATGCTGATCTCTTGACTCCTCTTATCAGCAAGCTTTCTCCCTACCCATCGTCACCGATGAGAAGACCTCAGTCAGCTGATGCCTATATGACTCGCTCCCTGAACCCTGCCCTGGATGGCCTCACGTGTGGATTAACCAGCCACGATAAGAGAATCTCAGATCTTGGGAACAAAACTTCTCCAATGTCACACTCCTTTGCTAACTTCCATTATCCAGGAGTACAAAACCTTAGCAGAAGCCTCATGCTTGAGAATACAGAATGCCACAGTATCTATGAAGAATCTCCTGAACG AAGCGATACACCTGTTGAGGCCCAGCCGCCTGTCAGCAGTGAACCCACGTGCCAGGGTTCAGGTTTTGAAAAAGAGCCTGCAAATGGAGCACAGAATCCAGTGCCagctaaacaagaaaaaaatgag cTTCGAGATTCCACTGAGCAGTTTCAAGAATACTACAGGCAAAGACTGCGCTATCAGCAGCATTTAGAGCAGAAGGAGCAGCAGCGGCAGATATACCAGCAGATGTTACTTGAAGGAGGTGTGAACCAAGAGGACGGTCCTGACCAGCAGCAGAATCTCACAGAACAATTCCTTAGTAG GTCTATTCAAAAGCTTGGTGAATTAAACATTGGAATGGATAATCTTGGCAATGAGGTACCAGTGCCCAACCAACAGTGCACTGGGAGCAAAAGCAGCGAATCCAATAGTTCTTCTGTGGCTAGTTTTAGTACGCCACCCCAAGATTCCAGTCAGAGGTTGATCCACGATACTTCACATATTCACACAAGCACTCCTCGTAATCCTGGATCTACCAATCACATCCCCTTTCTTGAAGAGTCgccctgtggaagccagaa CTCATCAGAACATTCTGTCATTAAGCCATCTCTTGGAGATTCTTCAGGGAATCTATCAAGATCAAAAGGGGACGAG GATGACAAATCAAAAAAGCAGTTTGTTTGTATTAATACTCTAGAAGACACACAAGCCGTGAGAGCAGTGGCTTTTCATCCAAGTGGTAATTTATATGCCGTTGGCTCAAACTCAAAAACCCTGAGAGTGTGTGCCTATCCTGAAAAAATTGATCCAAG TGCACATGACATGCCTAAGCAGCCAGTGGTACGATTTAAGAGAAACAAACATCATAAAGGATCCATTTATTGTGTGGCTTGGAGTCCTTGTGGACAGTTATTAGCAACTGGATCAAATGACAAATATGTAAAAGTGCTGCCCTTCAATGCAGAGACTTGTAACGCAACAG TTTCAGGACCAGATCTGGAATTTAGCATGCATGATGGGACAATCCGAGATTTGGCATTTATGGAAGGCCCGGAAAGTGGTGGAGCTATTTTAATAAGTGCTGGGGCAGGAGATTGTAACATTTACACAACAGATTGTCAAAGAGGACAGGGTCTCCATGCTTTGAGTGGACACACTG GGCATATTTTAGCACTTTATACCTGGAGTGGCTGGATGATTGCATCTGGTTCCCAGGATAAGACTGTTAGATTCTGGGATCTTCGAGTACCAAGCTGTGTTCGTGTGGTTGGCACAACATTCCATGGAACTG GCAGTGCGGTGGCATCTGTGGCTGTGGATCCTAGTGGCCGTCTCTTAGCCACAGGTCAAGAAGACTCCAGCTGCATGCTGTATGACATAAGAGGAGGCAGAATGGTCCAGAGTTACCACCCTCATTCCAGTGATGTGCGCTCTGTTCGCTTctctcctggagctcactactTGCTAACAGGCTCTTACGATATGAAAATAAAGGTGACAGACCTACAAG GGGACCTCACCAAGCAGCTTCCTCTTATGGTGGTGGGGGAGCACAAGGACAAAGTGATCCAGTGCAGATGGCACACCCAGGATCTTTCCTTCCTGTCATCGTCTGCAGACAGAACTGTGACCCTCTGGACGTACAGTGGCTAG
- the Wdr47 gene encoding WD repeat-containing protein 47 isoform X6: MASNMTAEETVNVKEVEIIKLILDFLNSKKLHISMLALEKESGVINGLFSDDMLFLRQLILDGQWDEVLQFIQPLECMEKFDKKRFRYIILKQKFLEALCVNNAMSAEDEPQHLEFTMQEAVQCLHALEEYCPSKDDYSKLCLLLTLPRLTNHAEFKDWNPSTARVHCFEEVCVMVAEFIPADRKLSEAGFKASNNRLFQLVMKGLLYECCVEFCQSKATGEEITESEVLLGIDLLCGNGCDDLDLSLLSWLQNLPSSVFSCAFEQKMLNIHVDKLLKPTKAAYADLLTPLISKLSPYPSSPMRRPQSADAYMTRSLNPALDGLTCGLTSHDKRISDLGNKTSPMSHSFANFHYPGVQNLSRSLMLENTECHSIYEESPERDTPVEAQPPVSSEPTCQGSGFEKEPANGAQNPVPAKQEKNELRDSTEQFQEYYRQRLRYQQHLEQKEQQRQIYQQMLLEGGVNQEDGPDQQQNLTEQFLSRSIQKLGELNIGMDNLGNEVPVPNQQCTGSKSSESNSSSVASFSTPPQDSSQRLIHDTSHIHTSTPRNPGSTNHIPFLEESPCGSQNSSEHSVIKPSLGDSSGNLSRSKGDEDDKSKKQFVCINTLEDTQAVRAVAFHPSGNLYAVGSNSKTLRVCAYPEKIDPSAHDMPKQPVVRFKRNKHHKGSIYCVAWSPCGQLLATGSNDKYVKVLPFNAETCNATVSGPDLEFSMHDGTIRDLAFMEGPESGGAILISAGAGDCNIYTTDCQRGQGLHALSGHTGHILALYTWSGWMIASGSQDKTVRFWDLRVPSCVRVVGTTFHGTGSAVASVAVDPSGRLLATGQEDSSCMLYDIRGGRMVQSYHPHSSDVRSVRFSPGAHYLLTGSYDMKIKVTDLQGDLTKQLPLMVVGEHKDKVIQCRWHTQDLSFLSSSADRTVTLWTYSG, from the exons gcTAGCAATATGACGGCGGAAGAGACCGTGAATGTGAAGGAGGTGGAAATCATTAAGCTGATTTTGGACTTCTTGAATTCAAAGAAGCTTCATATTAGTATGCTGGCCCTTGAGAAGGAAAGTGGAGTCATAAATGGcctattttcagatgatatgctTTTCCTGAG gcAGCTAATTCTCGATGGTCAATGGGATGAAGTTCTTCAGTTCATTCAGCCTCTAGAATGTATGGAAAAATTTGACAAAAAAAG gTTTCGTTATATTATCCTCAAGCAGAAGTTTCTAGAAGCTTTGTGTGTTAACAATGCAATGTCTGCAGAAGATGAGCCCCAGCAT ttGGAATTTACCATGCAAGAAGCTGTCCAGTGTCTGCATGCTCTAGAAGAGTACTGCCCTTCTAAAGATGATTACAGCAAGCTCTGTCTGCTCCTCACTCTGCCTCGTCTGACCAATCATGCTGAATTTAAGgactggaatcccagcactgcacGAGTTCATTGCTTTGAAGAGGTCTGTGTCATGGTCGCAGAGTTCATCCCTGCCGACAGGAAGCTAAGCGAGGCTGGTTTTAAAGCAAGTAACAATCGCTTATTCCAGCTCGTAATGAAGGGCTTACTTTATGAATGCTGTGTAGAGTTTTGTCAGAGTAAAGCAACGGGTGAAGAAATTACAGAAAGTGAAGTACTTCTCGGCATTGACCTCTTATGTGGCAACGGTTGTGATGATTTAGATCTGAGTTTATTATCTTGGCTTCAGAATCTCCCTTCTTCAGTCTTTTCTTGTGCATTTGAACAGAAAATGCTTAATATTCATGTTGACAAACTCCTGAAACCTACAAAAGCTGCGTATGCTGATCTCTTGACTCCTCTTATCAGCAAGCTTTCTCCCTACCCATCGTCACCGATGAGAAGACCTCAGTCAGCTGATGCCTATATGACTCGCTCCCTGAACCCTGCCCTGGATGGCCTCACGTGTGGATTAACCAGCCACGATAAGAGAATCTCAGATCTTGGGAACAAAACTTCTCCAATGTCACACTCCTTTGCTAACTTCCATTATCCAGGAGTACAAAACCTTAGCAGAAGCCTCATGCTTGAGAATACAGAATGCCACAGTATCTATGAAGAATCTCCTGAACG CGATACACCTGTTGAGGCCCAGCCGCCTGTCAGCAGTGAACCCACGTGCCAGGGTTCAGGTTTTGAAAAAGAGCCTGCAAATGGAGCACAGAATCCAGTGCCagctaaacaagaaaaaaatgag cTTCGAGATTCCACTGAGCAGTTTCAAGAATACTACAGGCAAAGACTGCGCTATCAGCAGCATTTAGAGCAGAAGGAGCAGCAGCGGCAGATATACCAGCAGATGTTACTTGAAGGAGGTGTGAACCAAGAGGACGGTCCTGACCAGCAGCAGAATCTCACAGAACAATTCCTTAGTAG GTCTATTCAAAAGCTTGGTGAATTAAACATTGGAATGGATAATCTTGGCAATGAGGTACCAGTGCCCAACCAACAGTGCACTGGGAGCAAAAGCAGCGAATCCAATAGTTCTTCTGTGGCTAGTTTTAGTACGCCACCCCAAGATTCCAGTCAGAGGTTGATCCACGATACTTCACATATTCACACAAGCACTCCTCGTAATCCTGGATCTACCAATCACATCCCCTTTCTTGAAGAGTCgccctgtggaagccagaa CTCATCAGAACATTCTGTCATTAAGCCATCTCTTGGAGATTCTTCAGGGAATCTATCAAGATCAAAAGGGGACGAG GATGACAAATCAAAAAAGCAGTTTGTTTGTATTAATACTCTAGAAGACACACAAGCCGTGAGAGCAGTGGCTTTTCATCCAAGTGGTAATTTATATGCCGTTGGCTCAAACTCAAAAACCCTGAGAGTGTGTGCCTATCCTGAAAAAATTGATCCAAG TGCACATGACATGCCTAAGCAGCCAGTGGTACGATTTAAGAGAAACAAACATCATAAAGGATCCATTTATTGTGTGGCTTGGAGTCCTTGTGGACAGTTATTAGCAACTGGATCAAATGACAAATATGTAAAAGTGCTGCCCTTCAATGCAGAGACTTGTAACGCAACAG TTTCAGGACCAGATCTGGAATTTAGCATGCATGATGGGACAATCCGAGATTTGGCATTTATGGAAGGCCCGGAAAGTGGTGGAGCTATTTTAATAAGTGCTGGGGCAGGAGATTGTAACATTTACACAACAGATTGTCAAAGAGGACAGGGTCTCCATGCTTTGAGTGGACACACTG GGCATATTTTAGCACTTTATACCTGGAGTGGCTGGATGATTGCATCTGGTTCCCAGGATAAGACTGTTAGATTCTGGGATCTTCGAGTACCAAGCTGTGTTCGTGTGGTTGGCACAACATTCCATGGAACTG GCAGTGCGGTGGCATCTGTGGCTGTGGATCCTAGTGGCCGTCTCTTAGCCACAGGTCAAGAAGACTCCAGCTGCATGCTGTATGACATAAGAGGAGGCAGAATGGTCCAGAGTTACCACCCTCATTCCAGTGATGTGCGCTCTGTTCGCTTctctcctggagctcactactTGCTAACAGGCTCTTACGATATGAAAATAAAGGTGACAGACCTACAAG GGGACCTCACCAAGCAGCTTCCTCTTATGGTGGTGGGGGAGCACAAGGACAAAGTGATCCAGTGCAGATGGCACACCCAGGATCTTTCCTTCCTGTCATCGTCTGCAGACAGAACTGTGACCCTCTGGACGTACAGTGGCTAG
- the Wdr47 gene encoding WD repeat-containing protein 47 isoform X8 gives MASNMTAEETVNVKEVEIIKLILDFLNSKKLHISMLALEKESGVINGLFSDDMLFLRQLILDGQWDEVLQFIQPLECMEKFDKKRFRYIILKQKFLEALCVNNAMSAEDEPQHLEFTMQEAVQCLHALEEYCPSKDDYSKLCLLLTLPRLTNHAEFKDWNPSTARVHCFEEVCVMVAEFIPADRKLSEAGFKASNNRLFQLVMKGLLYECCVEFCQSKATGEEITESEVLLGIDLLCGNGCDDLDLSLLSWLQNLPSSVFSCAFEQKMLNIHVDKLLKPTKAAYADLLTPLISKLSPYPSSPMRRPQSADAYMTRSLNPALDGLTCGLTSHDKRISDLGNKTSPMSHSFANFHYPGVQNLSRSLMLENTECHSIYEESPERDTPVEAQPPVSSEPTCQGSGFEKEPANGAQNPVPAKQEKNELRDSTEQFQEYYRQRLRYQQHLEQKEQQRQIYQQMLLEGGVNQEDGPDQQQNLTEQFLSRSIQKLGELNIGMDNLGNEVPVPNQQCTGSKSSESNSSSVASFSTPPQDSSQRLIHDTSHIHTSTPRNPGSTNHIPFLEESPCGSQNSSEHSVIKPSLGDSSGNLSRSKGDEDDKSKKQFVCINTLEDTQAVRAVAFHPSGNLYAVGSNSKTLRVCAYPEKIDPSAHDMPKQPVVRFKRNKHHKGSIYCVAWSPCGQLLATGSNDKYVKVLPFNAETCNATGPDLEFSMHDGTIRDLAFMEGPESGGAILISAGAGDCNIYTTDCQRGQGLHALSGHTGHILALYTWSGWMIASGSQDKTVRFWDLRVPSCVRVVGTTFHGTGSAVASVAVDPSGRLLATGQEDSSCMLYDIRGGRMVQSYHPHSSDVRSVRFSPGAHYLLTGSYDMKIKVTDLQGDLTKQLPLMVVGEHKDKVIQCRWHTQDLSFLSSSADRTVTLWTYSG, from the exons gcTAGCAATATGACGGCGGAAGAGACCGTGAATGTGAAGGAGGTGGAAATCATTAAGCTGATTTTGGACTTCTTGAATTCAAAGAAGCTTCATATTAGTATGCTGGCCCTTGAGAAGGAAAGTGGAGTCATAAATGGcctattttcagatgatatgctTTTCCTGAG gcAGCTAATTCTCGATGGTCAATGGGATGAAGTTCTTCAGTTCATTCAGCCTCTAGAATGTATGGAAAAATTTGACAAAAAAAG gTTTCGTTATATTATCCTCAAGCAGAAGTTTCTAGAAGCTTTGTGTGTTAACAATGCAATGTCTGCAGAAGATGAGCCCCAGCAT ttGGAATTTACCATGCAAGAAGCTGTCCAGTGTCTGCATGCTCTAGAAGAGTACTGCCCTTCTAAAGATGATTACAGCAAGCTCTGTCTGCTCCTCACTCTGCCTCGTCTGACCAATCATGCTGAATTTAAGgactggaatcccagcactgcacGAGTTCATTGCTTTGAAGAGGTCTGTGTCATGGTCGCAGAGTTCATCCCTGCCGACAGGAAGCTAAGCGAGGCTGGTTTTAAAGCAAGTAACAATCGCTTATTCCAGCTCGTAATGAAGGGCTTACTTTATGAATGCTGTGTAGAGTTTTGTCAGAGTAAAGCAACGGGTGAAGAAATTACAGAAAGTGAAGTACTTCTCGGCATTGACCTCTTATGTGGCAACGGTTGTGATGATTTAGATCTGAGTTTATTATCTTGGCTTCAGAATCTCCCTTCTTCAGTCTTTTCTTGTGCATTTGAACAGAAAATGCTTAATATTCATGTTGACAAACTCCTGAAACCTACAAAAGCTGCGTATGCTGATCTCTTGACTCCTCTTATCAGCAAGCTTTCTCCCTACCCATCGTCACCGATGAGAAGACCTCAGTCAGCTGATGCCTATATGACTCGCTCCCTGAACCCTGCCCTGGATGGCCTCACGTGTGGATTAACCAGCCACGATAAGAGAATCTCAGATCTTGGGAACAAAACTTCTCCAATGTCACACTCCTTTGCTAACTTCCATTATCCAGGAGTACAAAACCTTAGCAGAAGCCTCATGCTTGAGAATACAGAATGCCACAGTATCTATGAAGAATCTCCTGAACG CGATACACCTGTTGAGGCCCAGCCGCCTGTCAGCAGTGAACCCACGTGCCAGGGTTCAGGTTTTGAAAAAGAGCCTGCAAATGGAGCACAGAATCCAGTGCCagctaaacaagaaaaaaatgag cTTCGAGATTCCACTGAGCAGTTTCAAGAATACTACAGGCAAAGACTGCGCTATCAGCAGCATTTAGAGCAGAAGGAGCAGCAGCGGCAGATATACCAGCAGATGTTACTTGAAGGAGGTGTGAACCAAGAGGACGGTCCTGACCAGCAGCAGAATCTCACAGAACAATTCCTTAGTAG GTCTATTCAAAAGCTTGGTGAATTAAACATTGGAATGGATAATCTTGGCAATGAGGTACCAGTGCCCAACCAACAGTGCACTGGGAGCAAAAGCAGCGAATCCAATAGTTCTTCTGTGGCTAGTTTTAGTACGCCACCCCAAGATTCCAGTCAGAGGTTGATCCACGATACTTCACATATTCACACAAGCACTCCTCGTAATCCTGGATCTACCAATCACATCCCCTTTCTTGAAGAGTCgccctgtggaagccagaa CTCATCAGAACATTCTGTCATTAAGCCATCTCTTGGAGATTCTTCAGGGAATCTATCAAGATCAAAAGGGGACGAG GATGACAAATCAAAAAAGCAGTTTGTTTGTATTAATACTCTAGAAGACACACAAGCCGTGAGAGCAGTGGCTTTTCATCCAAGTGGTAATTTATATGCCGTTGGCTCAAACTCAAAAACCCTGAGAGTGTGTGCCTATCCTGAAAAAATTGATCCAAG TGCACATGACATGCCTAAGCAGCCAGTGGTACGATTTAAGAGAAACAAACATCATAAAGGATCCATTTATTGTGTGGCTTGGAGTCCTTGTGGACAGTTATTAGCAACTGGATCAAATGACAAATATGTAAAAGTGCTGCCCTTCAATGCAGAGACTTGTAACGCAACAG GACCAGATCTGGAATTTAGCATGCATGATGGGACAATCCGAGATTTGGCATTTATGGAAGGCCCGGAAAGTGGTGGAGCTATTTTAATAAGTGCTGGGGCAGGAGATTGTAACATTTACACAACAGATTGTCAAAGAGGACAGGGTCTCCATGCTTTGAGTGGACACACTG GGCATATTTTAGCACTTTATACCTGGAGTGGCTGGATGATTGCATCTGGTTCCCAGGATAAGACTGTTAGATTCTGGGATCTTCGAGTACCAAGCTGTGTTCGTGTGGTTGGCACAACATTCCATGGAACTG GCAGTGCGGTGGCATCTGTGGCTGTGGATCCTAGTGGCCGTCTCTTAGCCACAGGTCAAGAAGACTCCAGCTGCATGCTGTATGACATAAGAGGAGGCAGAATGGTCCAGAGTTACCACCCTCATTCCAGTGATGTGCGCTCTGTTCGCTTctctcctggagctcactactTGCTAACAGGCTCTTACGATATGAAAATAAAGGTGACAGACCTACAAG GGGACCTCACCAAGCAGCTTCCTCTTATGGTGGTGGGGGAGCACAAGGACAAAGTGATCCAGTGCAGATGGCACACCCAGGATCTTTCCTTCCTGTCATCGTCTGCAGACAGAACTGTGACCCTCTGGACGTACAGTGGCTAG
- the Wdr47 gene encoding WD repeat-containing protein 47 isoform X7, with translation MASNMTAEETVNVKEVEIIKLILDFLNSKKLHISMLALEKESGVINGLFSDDMLFLRQLILDGQWDEVLQFIQPLECMEKFDKKRFRYIILKQKFLEALCVNNAMSAEDEPQHLEFTMQEAVQCLHALEEYCPSKDDYSKLCLLLTLPRLTNHAEFKDWNPSTARVHCFEEVCVMVAEFIPADRKLSEAGFKASNNRLFQLVMKGLLYECCVEFCQSKATGEEITESEVLLGIDLLCGNGCDDLDLSLLSWLQNLPSSVFSCAFEQKMLNIHVDKLLKPTKAAYADLLTPLISKLSPYPSSPMRRPQSADAYMTRSLNPALDGLTCGLTSHDKRISDLGNKTSPMSHSFANFHYPGVQNLSRSLMLENTECHSIYEESPERSDTPVEAQPPVSSEPTCQGSGFEKEPANGAQNPVPAKQEKNELRDSTEQFQEYYRQRLRYQQHLEQKEQQRQIYQQMLLEGGVNQEDGPDQQQNLTEQFLSRSIQKLGELNIGMDNLGNEVPVPNQQCTGSKSSESNSSSVASFSTPPQDSSQRLIHDTSHIHTSTPRNPGSTNHIPFLEESPCGSQNSSEHSVIKPSLGDSSGNLSRSKGDEDDKSKKQFVCINTLEDTQAVRAVAFHPSGNLYAVGSNSKTLRVCAYPEKIDPSAHDMPKQPVVRFKRNKHHKGSIYCVAWSPCGQLLATGSNDKYVKVLPFNAETCNATGPDLEFSMHDGTIRDLAFMEGPESGGAILISAGAGDCNIYTTDCQRGQGLHALSGHTGHILALYTWSGWMIASGSQDKTVRFWDLRVPSCVRVVGTTFHGTGSAVASVAVDPSGRLLATGQEDSSCMLYDIRGGRMVQSYHPHSSDVRSVRFSPGAHYLLTGSYDMKIKVTDLQGDLTKQLPLMVVGEHKDKVIQCRWHTQDLSFLSSSADRTVTLWTYSG, from the exons gcTAGCAATATGACGGCGGAAGAGACCGTGAATGTGAAGGAGGTGGAAATCATTAAGCTGATTTTGGACTTCTTGAATTCAAAGAAGCTTCATATTAGTATGCTGGCCCTTGAGAAGGAAAGTGGAGTCATAAATGGcctattttcagatgatatgctTTTCCTGAG gcAGCTAATTCTCGATGGTCAATGGGATGAAGTTCTTCAGTTCATTCAGCCTCTAGAATGTATGGAAAAATTTGACAAAAAAAG gTTTCGTTATATTATCCTCAAGCAGAAGTTTCTAGAAGCTTTGTGTGTTAACAATGCAATGTCTGCAGAAGATGAGCCCCAGCAT ttGGAATTTACCATGCAAGAAGCTGTCCAGTGTCTGCATGCTCTAGAAGAGTACTGCCCTTCTAAAGATGATTACAGCAAGCTCTGTCTGCTCCTCACTCTGCCTCGTCTGACCAATCATGCTGAATTTAAGgactggaatcccagcactgcacGAGTTCATTGCTTTGAAGAGGTCTGTGTCATGGTCGCAGAGTTCATCCCTGCCGACAGGAAGCTAAGCGAGGCTGGTTTTAAAGCAAGTAACAATCGCTTATTCCAGCTCGTAATGAAGGGCTTACTTTATGAATGCTGTGTAGAGTTTTGTCAGAGTAAAGCAACGGGTGAAGAAATTACAGAAAGTGAAGTACTTCTCGGCATTGACCTCTTATGTGGCAACGGTTGTGATGATTTAGATCTGAGTTTATTATCTTGGCTTCAGAATCTCCCTTCTTCAGTCTTTTCTTGTGCATTTGAACAGAAAATGCTTAATATTCATGTTGACAAACTCCTGAAACCTACAAAAGCTGCGTATGCTGATCTCTTGACTCCTCTTATCAGCAAGCTTTCTCCCTACCCATCGTCACCGATGAGAAGACCTCAGTCAGCTGATGCCTATATGACTCGCTCCCTGAACCCTGCCCTGGATGGCCTCACGTGTGGATTAACCAGCCACGATAAGAGAATCTCAGATCTTGGGAACAAAACTTCTCCAATGTCACACTCCTTTGCTAACTTCCATTATCCAGGAGTACAAAACCTTAGCAGAAGCCTCATGCTTGAGAATACAGAATGCCACAGTATCTATGAAGAATCTCCTGAACG AAGCGATACACCTGTTGAGGCCCAGCCGCCTGTCAGCAGTGAACCCACGTGCCAGGGTTCAGGTTTTGAAAAAGAGCCTGCAAATGGAGCACAGAATCCAGTGCCagctaaacaagaaaaaaatgag cTTCGAGATTCCACTGAGCAGTTTCAAGAATACTACAGGCAAAGACTGCGCTATCAGCAGCATTTAGAGCAGAAGGAGCAGCAGCGGCAGATATACCAGCAGATGTTACTTGAAGGAGGTGTGAACCAAGAGGACGGTCCTGACCAGCAGCAGAATCTCACAGAACAATTCCTTAGTAG GTCTATTCAAAAGCTTGGTGAATTAAACATTGGAATGGATAATCTTGGCAATGAGGTACCAGTGCCCAACCAACAGTGCACTGGGAGCAAAAGCAGCGAATCCAATAGTTCTTCTGTGGCTAGTTTTAGTACGCCACCCCAAGATTCCAGTCAGAGGTTGATCCACGATACTTCACATATTCACACAAGCACTCCTCGTAATCCTGGATCTACCAATCACATCCCCTTTCTTGAAGAGTCgccctgtggaagccagaa CTCATCAGAACATTCTGTCATTAAGCCATCTCTTGGAGATTCTTCAGGGAATCTATCAAGATCAAAAGGGGACGAG GATGACAAATCAAAAAAGCAGTTTGTTTGTATTAATACTCTAGAAGACACACAAGCCGTGAGAGCAGTGGCTTTTCATCCAAGTGGTAATTTATATGCCGTTGGCTCAAACTCAAAAACCCTGAGAGTGTGTGCCTATCCTGAAAAAATTGATCCAAG TGCACATGACATGCCTAAGCAGCCAGTGGTACGATTTAAGAGAAACAAACATCATAAAGGATCCATTTATTGTGTGGCTTGGAGTCCTTGTGGACAGTTATTAGCAACTGGATCAAATGACAAATATGTAAAAGTGCTGCCCTTCAATGCAGAGACTTGTAACGCAACAG GACCAGATCTGGAATTTAGCATGCATGATGGGACAATCCGAGATTTGGCATTTATGGAAGGCCCGGAAAGTGGTGGAGCTATTTTAATAAGTGCTGGGGCAGGAGATTGTAACATTTACACAACAGATTGTCAAAGAGGACAGGGTCTCCATGCTTTGAGTGGACACACTG GGCATATTTTAGCACTTTATACCTGGAGTGGCTGGATGATTGCATCTGGTTCCCAGGATAAGACTGTTAGATTCTGGGATCTTCGAGTACCAAGCTGTGTTCGTGTGGTTGGCACAACATTCCATGGAACTG GCAGTGCGGTGGCATCTGTGGCTGTGGATCCTAGTGGCCGTCTCTTAGCCACAGGTCAAGAAGACTCCAGCTGCATGCTGTATGACATAAGAGGAGGCAGAATGGTCCAGAGTTACCACCCTCATTCCAGTGATGTGCGCTCTGTTCGCTTctctcctggagctcactactTGCTAACAGGCTCTTACGATATGAAAATAAAGGTGACAGACCTACAAG GGGACCTCACCAAGCAGCTTCCTCTTATGGTGGTGGGGGAGCACAAGGACAAAGTGATCCAGTGCAGATGGCACACCCAGGATCTTTCCTTCCTGTCATCGTCTGCAGACAGAACTGTGACCCTCTGGACGTACAGTGGCTAG